In Streptomyces nojiriensis, one genomic interval encodes:
- a CDS encoding alpha/beta fold hydrolase: protein MQPTFVLVHGAFANSFSFAPLQAELGLLGHRSVAVDLPGHGFRATFTRAYQAPQDAEGLATAPGSIKGVTLADNVAHLIGILERAKRNGPVILVGHSRGGITITAAANARPDLIDRIVYVSAWCPVRLDVGDYYAEPEMAGVDPAAFASALAGNPAELGLLRVNFRTANPDSLAAFKEAFFADGTDEQFLTFLNTFQPDENLDVGGSADRAQAATWGRVPKTYVRLADDASLPLALQDRLIREGDELTPDNPYDVRTLAGSHLKWLVDPAPAARALGELATLPAPSARA from the coding sequence ATGCAACCGACGTTCGTACTGGTCCACGGAGCCTTCGCGAACTCCTTCTCCTTCGCGCCCCTCCAGGCCGAACTCGGCCTCCTCGGGCACCGATCGGTCGCCGTCGACCTGCCCGGCCACGGCTTCCGGGCGACCTTCACCCGCGCCTATCAGGCACCGCAGGACGCCGAGGGGCTCGCCACCGCGCCCGGCTCGATCAAGGGCGTCACCCTCGCCGACAACGTCGCGCACCTGATCGGGATCCTCGAACGGGCCAAGCGGAACGGCCCCGTCATCCTCGTCGGTCACAGCCGGGGCGGCATCACGATCACGGCAGCGGCCAACGCACGCCCGGACCTGATCGACCGCATCGTCTACGTCTCGGCCTGGTGCCCGGTCCGGCTCGACGTCGGCGACTACTACGCCGAGCCGGAGATGGCCGGGGTCGACCCCGCCGCCTTCGCCTCGGCGCTGGCCGGGAACCCCGCCGAGCTCGGTCTGCTGCGCGTCAACTTCCGCACGGCGAACCCGGACTCGCTCGCCGCGTTCAAGGAGGCCTTCTTCGCCGACGGCACCGACGAGCAGTTCCTGACCTTCCTGAACACCTTCCAGCCGGACGAGAACCTGGACGTCGGCGGCTCCGCCGACCGGGCGCAGGCCGCCACCTGGGGCCGCGTCCCGAAGACCTACGTTCGCCTGGCCGACGACGCGAGCCTGCCCCTCGCCCTACAGGACCGGCTGATCCGCGAGGGCGACGAGCTGACGCCGGACAACCCCTACGACGTCCGCACGCTGGCGGGCAGCCACCTGAAGTGGCTGGTCGATCCGGCGCCGGCGGCGCGCGCCCTGGGTGAACTCGCCACGCTGCCGGCCCCGTCCGCCCGGGCGTGA
- the fusA gene encoding elongation factor G, which produces MRANRQPRTLSSPTTVRNLGILAHVDAGKTTVAERILFATGAIHQRGEVHHGTTVTDYDPQERDRGITIFAAAVSCAWDGHRVNLIDTPGHVDFSDEVERSLRVLDGAVAVFDAVAGVEPQSETVWRQADRHGVPRIAFVNKLDRAGADLDTAVASIRERLGVVPLVVQLPIGAEGTFSGVVDLLAMRSLHWRAGSDGYREGPVPEPLREEAARRRRLLEETVAELHADALEEFCSASALTERTLVRALRELTLHGDGVVVLCGSAYRNRGIEPLLDAVLSYLPSPADMPPVRGLRADGVEQERAPDPAEPFTALAFKVTATATGRLTYLRVYAGTLRKGETVLDPATGRTERVGRILRVQADRHEEREEAVAGDIVAVIGLKAARAGTTLCAPGTPLVLEPPSVAEPVVSVAVEARRNSDTGRLSAALARLAEEDPSLVVRSDAESGQTVLSGMGELHLEVAVEKIRSGHGVEVVVGRPQVSYRETVVRGVSGLVHRHVKQDGGAGQFAHVVLDVEPLEEPCFEFRSTVVGGRVPQEYARAVETGCRDALAEGPLGGFPVTGLRVTLTDGATHSKDSSEMAFRAAGRFGLREALRLSTMELLEPLVEVTVTVPEDGVGSVLGDLAARRGRVSGSTAEAGTAVITAAVPLAELFGYASRLRGRTQGRGAFTTRPAGLAPVPASVAGTLPVR; this is translated from the coding sequence ATGCGCGCCAACAGGCAGCCCCGCACCCTCTCCTCCCCCACCACCGTCCGCAACCTGGGCATCCTCGCCCACGTCGACGCGGGCAAGACCACCGTCGCCGAACGGATCCTCTTCGCGACCGGTGCCATCCACCAGCGCGGCGAGGTCCATCACGGAACCACCGTCACCGACTACGACCCCCAGGAACGCGATCGCGGCATCACCATCTTCGCCGCGGCCGTGAGCTGTGCGTGGGACGGCCATCGCGTGAACCTGATCGACACCCCGGGTCACGTCGACTTCTCCGACGAGGTCGAACGTTCCCTGCGGGTGCTGGACGGGGCGGTCGCGGTGTTCGACGCCGTGGCCGGCGTGGAACCGCAGAGCGAGACGGTGTGGCGGCAGGCCGACCGGCACGGTGTGCCGCGGATCGCGTTCGTCAACAAGCTGGACCGGGCGGGCGCCGACCTCGACACGGCGGTCGCGTCGATCCGCGAGCGCCTGGGCGTCGTTCCGCTGGTGGTACAGCTGCCCATCGGAGCGGAGGGCACGTTCTCCGGTGTCGTCGACCTGCTGGCGATGCGCTCGCTGCACTGGCGGGCCGGCTCGGACGGCTACCGGGAGGGCCCGGTCCCCGAGCCCCTGCGGGAGGAGGCGGCCCGGCGCCGCCGGCTCCTGGAGGAGACGGTGGCGGAACTGCACGCCGACGCCCTGGAGGAGTTCTGCTCGGCCTCGGCCCTGACGGAGCGGACCCTGGTCCGCGCCCTGCGGGAGCTGACGCTGCACGGTGACGGTGTCGTGGTGCTGTGCGGGTCGGCGTACCGCAACCGCGGGATCGAGCCGCTCCTGGACGCCGTCCTCTCGTACCTGCCGTCGCCCGCCGACATGCCTCCGGTACGGGGGCTGCGGGCGGACGGCGTGGAGCAGGAGCGCGCCCCCGACCCGGCGGAGCCGTTCACGGCCCTCGCCTTCAAGGTGACGGCGACGGCGACCGGGCGGCTCACGTACCTGCGGGTCTACGCGGGCACCCTGCGCAAGGGCGAGACGGTACTGGACCCGGCCACGGGCCGTACGGAGCGGGTCGGCCGGATCCTGCGGGTCCAGGCCGACCGGCACGAGGAACGGGAGGAGGCGGTGGCCGGTGACATCGTCGCGGTGATCGGGCTGAAGGCCGCCCGGGCGGGCACGACCCTGTGCGCGCCGGGCACCCCGCTGGTCCTCGAACCGCCGTCGGTGGCCGAGCCGGTGGTGTCGGTCGCGGTCGAGGCCCGCCGCAACAGCGACACGGGCCGGCTCTCGGCGGCGCTGGCGCGGCTCGCCGAGGAGGACCCGTCGCTGGTGGTGCGGTCCGACGCGGAGAGCGGCCAGACGGTGCTCTCGGGGATGGGCGAGCTGCACCTGGAGGTCGCGGTGGAGAAGATCCGCAGCGGCCACGGGGTGGAGGTCGTCGTCGGCCGGCCGCAGGTCTCCTACCGGGAGACCGTCGTGCGCGGCGTCAGCGGCCTCGTCCACCGGCATGTCAAACAGGACGGTGGCGCGGGTCAGTTCGCGCACGTCGTCCTCGACGTCGAGCCGCTGGAGGAGCCGTGCTTCGAATTCCGGTCGACGGTCGTCGGCGGTCGCGTACCGCAGGAGTACGCGCGCGCCGTGGAGACCGGCTGCCGGGACGCGCTCGCCGAGGGCCCGCTCGGCGGGTTCCCGGTGACGGGGCTGCGGGTCACGCTCACCGACGGGGCGACCCACTCCAAGGACTCCTCGGAGATGGCGTTCCGCGCGGCGGGCAGGTTCGGGCTGCGCGAAGCCCTGCGCCTGAGCACGATGGAGCTCCTGGAACCGCTCGTCGAGGTCACGGTGACGGTTCCGGAGGACGGTGTCGGGAGTGTGCTGGGTGATCTCGCGGCCCGCCGCGGCCGGGTCTCAGGTTCCACTGCCGAGGCCGGCACCGCGGTGATCACGGCGGCCGTGCCGCTGGCCGAGCTGTTCGGCTACGCGTCCCGGCTGCGCGGCCGGACGCAGGGCCGGGGCGCCTTCACCACCCGGCCGGCCGGTCTCGCACCGGTCCCGGCCTCGGTCGCGGGGACCCTGCCGGTCCGTTGA
- a CDS encoding SAM-dependent methyltransferase, whose protein sequence is MSREQISAIAHADHPIKSPLADESVSRLLERGLPRGDERVLDLGCGTAEWLLRALETRPQLHAEGVDVSEVALAQARQAAGTRGVDERLVLHQQAAADFVSARPFDLVISVGAAHAFGGLLPTLAAARGHLAPGGRVLIGESFWDRAPSPEAVEMFGELADLASTVDQVVADGWTPVHAHVSTRGELDAYEWACWGSLAAWALDHPDDPAAAQALETATAARSEWLHVYRDSFGFLCLVLRRTSD, encoded by the coding sequence ATGAGCCGCGAACAGATCTCCGCGATCGCCCATGCCGACCACCCGATCAAGTCTCCGCTCGCCGACGAATCGGTCAGCCGCCTGCTCGAACGCGGCCTGCCGCGGGGCGACGAGCGCGTGCTCGACCTCGGATGCGGCACGGCGGAATGGCTTCTGCGCGCGCTGGAGACGCGCCCGCAGCTGCACGCCGAGGGCGTCGACGTCTCCGAAGTCGCCCTGGCGCAGGCCCGCCAGGCGGCCGGCACCCGCGGAGTCGACGAGCGGCTGGTCCTCCACCAGCAGGCGGCCGCGGACTTCGTCTCCGCACGGCCGTTCGACCTGGTGATCAGCGTCGGCGCCGCGCACGCCTTCGGCGGGCTGCTCCCCACCCTCGCCGCGGCCCGGGGGCACCTGGCTCCCGGCGGTCGCGTGCTGATCGGTGAGTCGTTCTGGGACCGCGCCCCTTCACCCGAGGCCGTCGAGATGTTCGGTGAACTCGCCGACCTGGCATCCACGGTGGACCAGGTCGTCGCCGACGGATGGACACCCGTCCACGCCCATGTCAGCACCCGCGGTGAGCTGGACGCATACGAGTGGGCCTGCTGGGGCTCGCTGGCCGCATGGGCTCTGGACCACCCTGACGATCCGGCCGCCGCACAGGCGTTGGAGACGGCCACCGCCGCGCGTTCGGAGTGGCTGCACGTGTACCGGGACAGCTTCGGCTTCCTCTGCCTGGTCCTGCGCCGAACGTCGGACTGA